The Microplitis mediator isolate UGA2020A chromosome 8, iyMicMedi2.1, whole genome shotgun sequence genome has a window encoding:
- the LOC130672597 gene encoding tyrosine 3-monooxygenase isoform X2 produces the protein MAVAAAQKNREMFAIKKSYSIENGYPARRRSLVDDARFETLVVKQTKQSVLEEARQRANDYGLTEEEVVLAKTIAETPDGETAIQKATLMLRLRDGIGSLARILKTIENFKGIVTHLESRPSRKEGSQFDVLVKVDMTRQCLLQLIRNLRQSAALEEVNLLTDNSVSIKDPWFPRHASDLDNCNHLMTKYEPDLDMNHPGFADKEYRARRKIIAEIAFAYKYGDPIPSIPYTETENETWSRVFNTVVDLVPKHACIEYQRAFKKLRDEKIFEPHRIPQLQEVSDFLNKNTGFSLRPAAGLLTARDFLSSLAFRIFQSTQYVRHINSPYHTPEPDCIHELLGHMPLLADSSFAQFSQEIGLASLGASDEEIEKLSTIYWFTVEFGLCKEGKEVKAYGAGLLSAYGELLHSLSDKCEHRPFDPCTTALQPYQDQEFQPIYYVAESFEDAKEKFRRWVSTMSRPFEVRFNPHTQRVEVLDTVEGLEGLVSQVNTEILHLTNAIKKIQATRM, from the exons aaTGGATATCCAGCCCGTCGTAGATCACTTGTTGACGATGCACGCTTTGAGACTCTGGTGGTAAAGCAAACGAAACAAAGTGTACTTGAAGAAGCCCGTCAAAGAGCCAACg atTATGGATTAACTGAAGAAGAAGTTGTATTGGCTAAAACAATAGCCGAAACTCCAGATGGAGAAACGGCAATTCAGAAAGCAACATTGATGTTACGTTTACGTGATGGAATTGGCTCATTGGCGCGTATACTGAAGacgattgaaaatttcaagggTATAGTGACCCATCTGGAATCACGTCCATCACGTAAAGAAGGCTCTCAATTTGATGTTCTGGTCAAGGTGGACATGACACGTCAGTGTCTGTTGCAATTAATTCGTAATTTACGACAAAGTGCGGCGCTTGAAGAAGTTAATCTTCTTACAGACAATTCTGTTAGTATTAAAGATCCATGGTTTCCACGTCATGCTTCTGACCTCGACAATTGTAATCATCTTATGACCAAATATGAGCCCGACTTGGATATGAATCATCCTGGTTTTGCTGATAAAGAATATCGCGCtcgaagaaaaataattgctgAAATAGCATTTGCTTACAAATACGGTGATCCTATTCCATCAATACCCTACACTGAGACTGAAAATGAAACTTGGTCACGTGTATTCAACACTGTTGTTGATTTAGTACCTAAACACGCATGTATTGAGTATCAACgtgcattcaaaaaattacgggatgaaaaaatttttgagcccCATCGTATTCCTCAGCTACAAGAAGTCAGcgattttttgaacaaaaatacTGGATTTTCTTTACGTCCCGCTGCTGGACTTCTCACTGCTAGAGATTTCTTGTCCAGTCTTGCTTTCAGAATATTCCAAAGTACACAATATGTAAGACATATCAACAGTCCTTACCATACACCAGAACC TGATTGCATTCACGAACTATTGGGTCACATGCCATTACTAGCAGATTCAAGTTTCGCTCAATTCTCACAAGAAATAGGTCTTGCCTCGTTGGGAGCTTCTGAcgaagaaattgaaaaattgtcaacaatttATTGGTTCACCGTTGAATTTGGTCTTTGCAAGGAAGGAAAAGAAGTTAAGGCATATGGCGCTGGATTATTATCAGCTTACGGTGAATTGTTACACTCATTGAGTGATAAATGTGAGCACCGACCATTTGATCCATGCACTACCGCTCTTCAACCATACCAAGATCAAGAATTCCAACCGATTTATTACGTTGCTGAGAGCTTTGAAGATGCTAAAGAAAAATTCCGCCGTTGGGTTAGTACTATGAGCAGGCCATTTGAGGTCAGATTTAATCCACACACACAGCGAGTTGAAGTACTCGATACTGTTGAGGGACTCGAGGGTCTTGTAAGTCAAGTTAATACGGAGATACTTCATCTAACGAatgccataaaaaaaatccaagcTACGcgaatgtaa
- the LOC130672597 gene encoding tyrosine 3-monooxygenase isoform X1, translated as MAVAAAQKNREMFAIKKSYSIENGYPARRRSLVDDARFETLVVKQTKQSVLEEARQRANDSSADPANCAQEQQDHEETYTSSSDDEQSETLSAAKDGEAKAEASSSDGEEKSFGPDEYYGLTEEEVVLAKTIAETPDGETAIQKATLMLRLRDGIGSLARILKTIENFKGIVTHLESRPSRKEGSQFDVLVKVDMTRQCLLQLIRNLRQSAALEEVNLLTDNSVSIKDPWFPRHASDLDNCNHLMTKYEPDLDMNHPGFADKEYRARRKIIAEIAFAYKYGDPIPSIPYTETENETWSRVFNTVVDLVPKHACIEYQRAFKKLRDEKIFEPHRIPQLQEVSDFLNKNTGFSLRPAAGLLTARDFLSSLAFRIFQSTQYVRHINSPYHTPEPDCIHELLGHMPLLADSSFAQFSQEIGLASLGASDEEIEKLSTIYWFTVEFGLCKEGKEVKAYGAGLLSAYGELLHSLSDKCEHRPFDPCTTALQPYQDQEFQPIYYVAESFEDAKEKFRRWVSTMSRPFEVRFNPHTQRVEVLDTVEGLEGLVSQVNTEILHLTNAIKKIQATRM; from the exons aaTGGATATCCAGCCCGTCGTAGATCACTTGTTGACGATGCACGCTTTGAGACTCTGGTGGTAAAGCAAACGAAACAAAGTGTACTTGAAGAAGCCCGTCAAAGAGCCAACg ACTCAAGTGCTGATCCAGCAAATTGTGCTCAAGAACAGCAGGATCATGAGGAAACTTACACATCATCAAGTGACGATGAGCAATCTGAAACTTTGAGTGCTGCTAAGGATGgag AAGCTAAAGCTGAAGCTTCATCATCAGACGGAGAGGAAAAATCTTTTGGTCCTGATGAat atTATGGATTAACTGAAGAAGAAGTTGTATTGGCTAAAACAATAGCCGAAACTCCAGATGGAGAAACGGCAATTCAGAAAGCAACATTGATGTTACGTTTACGTGATGGAATTGGCTCATTGGCGCGTATACTGAAGacgattgaaaatttcaagggTATAGTGACCCATCTGGAATCACGTCCATCACGTAAAGAAGGCTCTCAATTTGATGTTCTGGTCAAGGTGGACATGACACGTCAGTGTCTGTTGCAATTAATTCGTAATTTACGACAAAGTGCGGCGCTTGAAGAAGTTAATCTTCTTACAGACAATTCTGTTAGTATTAAAGATCCATGGTTTCCACGTCATGCTTCTGACCTCGACAATTGTAATCATCTTATGACCAAATATGAGCCCGACTTGGATATGAATCATCCTGGTTTTGCTGATAAAGAATATCGCGCtcgaagaaaaataattgctgAAATAGCATTTGCTTACAAATACGGTGATCCTATTCCATCAATACCCTACACTGAGACTGAAAATGAAACTTGGTCACGTGTATTCAACACTGTTGTTGATTTAGTACCTAAACACGCATGTATTGAGTATCAACgtgcattcaaaaaattacgggatgaaaaaatttttgagcccCATCGTATTCCTCAGCTACAAGAAGTCAGcgattttttgaacaaaaatacTGGATTTTCTTTACGTCCCGCTGCTGGACTTCTCACTGCTAGAGATTTCTTGTCCAGTCTTGCTTTCAGAATATTCCAAAGTACACAATATGTAAGACATATCAACAGTCCTTACCATACACCAGAACC TGATTGCATTCACGAACTATTGGGTCACATGCCATTACTAGCAGATTCAAGTTTCGCTCAATTCTCACAAGAAATAGGTCTTGCCTCGTTGGGAGCTTCTGAcgaagaaattgaaaaattgtcaacaatttATTGGTTCACCGTTGAATTTGGTCTTTGCAAGGAAGGAAAAGAAGTTAAGGCATATGGCGCTGGATTATTATCAGCTTACGGTGAATTGTTACACTCATTGAGTGATAAATGTGAGCACCGACCATTTGATCCATGCACTACCGCTCTTCAACCATACCAAGATCAAGAATTCCAACCGATTTATTACGTTGCTGAGAGCTTTGAAGATGCTAAAGAAAAATTCCGCCGTTGGGTTAGTACTATGAGCAGGCCATTTGAGGTCAGATTTAATCCACACACACAGCGAGTTGAAGTACTCGATACTGTTGAGGGACTCGAGGGTCTTGTAAGTCAAGTTAATACGGAGATACTTCATCTAACGAatgccataaaaaaaatccaagcTACGcgaatgtaa
- the LOC130672598 gene encoding uncharacterized protein LOC130672598 isoform X1 yields MDENFKQEWSLLKIVAPTITFLGIIFYFIPISRSYFRKGCLIFIDAIAFSLKTILNSFETNSKFGNYSHGNIKLRDALKNNIPKEKYKKSSLKTSTKNCKGFKQVKEKNIDWPEIKLNSSRGFEFSREFIGDLKINKPIMNKKYNDTLYLENDGLASNYSQYFSPAIEDVKNLHKFKNDNFKKNKNKRKRSDVYRLTDENLADNDEEHEEEEEEEEEEREDIEESDTEMKYKLRKIRKKIMSLSVDGNKNQRQRKEFQALKLIDDLLKNNSKINDRLKNTKKTGYESLVVDGNKTYDNADGSWSGRKSTAASTRKEFSGERSSHSNRQEILHNDYYDLSDDSNDFLPPPIINDRVTPVVARVYRWLFGGCPSGSH; encoded by the exons atggatgaaaatttcaaacaagaatGGAGTTTACTAAAAATTGTCGCACCAACTATTACTTTTttaggaataatattttattttattcctaTTTCACGTTCAT aTTTTCGAAAAGGATGtttgatttttattgatgCAATAGCATTTAGTCTCAAAACAATACTTAATTCATTTGAAACGAATAGTAAATTTGGAAATTATTCCCATGGCAATATTAAATTACGAGatgctttaaaaaataatattcctaaagaaaaatataaaaaatcaagtCTCAAAACGTCAACTAAAAATTGTAAGGGTTTTAAAcaagttaaagaaaaaaatatcgactGGCCGGAAATAAAACTTAATTCTTCTCGTGGGTTTGAATTTTCTAg aGAATTTATcggtgatttaaaaattaataaaccaataatgaacaaaaaatataatgatactTTGTATTTGGAAAATGATGGGCTGGCTTCAAATTATAGTCAATATTTTTCACCTGCTATAGaagatgttaaaaatttacataaatttaaaaatgataattttaaaaaaaataaaaataaacgaaagCGATCAGACGTTTATCGATTAACTGATGAAAATCTAGCAGATAATGATGAAGAACACGAGGAGGAGGAggaggaagaagaagaagaacgAGAAGATATTGAAGAAAGTGACactgaaatgaaatataaattgcgtaaaattcgtaaaaaaattatgtcactGTCAGTCgatggaaataaaaatcagCGACAACGAAAAGAATTTCAAGCTCTAAAATTGAttgatgatttattaaaaaataatagtaaaataaatgacCGTTTAAAGAATACTAAGAAAACGGGATACGAATCTTTAGTAGTGGATGGTAATAAAACGTACGACAATGCTGATGGTTCTTGGTCAGGAAGAAAATCGACAGCGGCATCGACAAGGAAGGAATTCTCGGGAGAACGCAGTTCGCACAGTAACCGCCAAGAGATATTACACAACGattattatgatttatcaGATGACTCTAATGATTTCTTACCACCACCAATAATAAATG aTCGCGTTACTCCGGTAGTGGCTCGCGTTTATCGTTGGCTTTTTGGTGGTTGTCCAAGTGGTtcccattaa
- the LOC130672598 gene encoding uncharacterized protein LOC130672598 isoform X2: MDENFKQEWSLLKIVAPTITFLGIIFYFIPISRSYFRKGCLIFIDAIAFSLKTILNSFETNSKFGNYSHGNIKLRDALKNNIPKEKYKKSSLKTSTKNCKGFKQVKEKNIDWPEIKLNSSRGFEFSREFIGDLKINKPIMNKKYNDTLYLENDGLASNYSQYFSPAIEDVKNLHKFKNDNFKKNKNKRKRSDVYRLTDENLADNDEEHEEEEEEEEEEREDIEESDTEMKYKLRKIRKKIMSLSVDGNKNQRQRKEFQALKLIDDLLKNNSKINDRLKNTKKTGYESLVVDGNKTYDNADGSWSGRKSTAASTRKEFSGERSSHSNRQEILHNDYYDLSDDSNDFLPPPIINDIY, from the exons atggatgaaaatttcaaacaagaatGGAGTTTACTAAAAATTGTCGCACCAACTATTACTTTTttaggaataatattttattttattcctaTTTCACGTTCAT aTTTTCGAAAAGGATGtttgatttttattgatgCAATAGCATTTAGTCTCAAAACAATACTTAATTCATTTGAAACGAATAGTAAATTTGGAAATTATTCCCATGGCAATATTAAATTACGAGatgctttaaaaaataatattcctaaagaaaaatataaaaaatcaagtCTCAAAACGTCAACTAAAAATTGTAAGGGTTTTAAAcaagttaaagaaaaaaatatcgactGGCCGGAAATAAAACTTAATTCTTCTCGTGGGTTTGAATTTTCTAg aGAATTTATcggtgatttaaaaattaataaaccaataatgaacaaaaaatataatgatactTTGTATTTGGAAAATGATGGGCTGGCTTCAAATTATAGTCAATATTTTTCACCTGCTATAGaagatgttaaaaatttacataaatttaaaaatgataattttaaaaaaaataaaaataaacgaaagCGATCAGACGTTTATCGATTAACTGATGAAAATCTAGCAGATAATGATGAAGAACACGAGGAGGAGGAggaggaagaagaagaagaacgAGAAGATATTGAAGAAAGTGACactgaaatgaaatataaattgcgtaaaattcgtaaaaaaattatgtcactGTCAGTCgatggaaataaaaatcagCGACAACGAAAAGAATTTCAAGCTCTAAAATTGAttgatgatttattaaaaaataatagtaaaataaatgacCGTTTAAAGAATACTAAGAAAACGGGATACGAATCTTTAGTAGTGGATGGTAATAAAACGTACGACAATGCTGATGGTTCTTGGTCAGGAAGAAAATCGACAGCGGCATCGACAAGGAAGGAATTCTCGGGAGAACGCAGTTCGCACAGTAACCGCCAAGAGATATTACACAACGattattatgatttatcaGATGACTCTAATGATTTCTTACCACCACCAATAATAAATG atatttattaa
- the LOC130672600 gene encoding ras-related and estrogen-regulated growth inhibitor, whose product MTTNAIRGIRRKKSSLCEVKVAVIGAPGVGKSALTVRFLTRRYIGEYDHQQENRYKHEVLVDGEPILFEILDSCPKSQEEMPTMETLQWADGLLLVYSITDRGSFNFVRKAKQALAVADPEAAMPLALVGNKADMVHLRQVSTEEGEILAKDFECWFSEVTAAEQVAQIAESFHELCKEVLAARRRNKQSLLDRMLGSKATKAYSRGKSDSALPKD is encoded by the exons ATGACGACAAATGCAATACGAGGAATAcgacgaaaaaaaagttcattgtGTGAAGTTAAAGTTGCAGTTATAGGTGCACCAGGCGTTGGAAAGAgcg CCTTGACTGTGAGATTTTTAACAAGACGTTACATTGGCGAGTATGATCATCAACaag aaaatcgGTATAAACATGAGGTACTGGTGGACGGCGAACCgatactttttgaaatattagaTTCATGTCCAaag agcCAAGAGGAGATGCCAACAATGGAAACGCTGCAATGGGCAGACGGTCTTCTATTAGTTTACTCAATAACCGACCGAGGTTCCTTTAACTTTGTAAGAAAAGCGAAACAAGCACTTGCGGTCGCCGACCCAGAAGCAGCGATGCCTTTAGCTTTGGTTGGAAACAAAGCAGACATGGTTCACTTACGTCAGGTCAGCACTGAGGAGGGTGAAATTTTGGCCAAAGACTTTGAGTGTTGGTTTAGTGAAGTTACTGCTGCTGAACAG GTAGCTCAAATAGCCGAATCATTTCATGAATTATGCAAAGAAGTTTTAGCAGCGCGAAGAAGGAATAAACAGTCACTTTTGGATCGTATGCTCGGTAGTAAAGCTACCAAAGCTTATTCACGCGGGAAAAGTGATTCTGCTTTACCGAaagattaa
- the LOC130672599 gene encoding general transcription factor IIE subunit 2 — MDPALLRERELFKKRSLATPTVEKKKRDRERETARDDGPGKKQKVSSSSSGPKPESTNYKTMAGSSQYKFGVLAKIVKHMKARHQDGDDHPLALEEILDETNQLDVGTKVKQWLQTEALIQNPKIETTPDNRFSFKPMYKIKDKKSLLRLLKQHDLKGLGGILLDDIQESLPHCDKHLKNLQNDILFIHRPLDKKKIVFYNDKGTTMQIDEEFQKLWRAVAVDAMDDQKIDEYLQKQGIRSMQDHGPKKPAPMKRKKPNNKRKQLKKPRDNEHLADVLETYDDK, encoded by the exons atggatCCAGCTCTGTTACGTGAACGTGAGCTGTTTAAAAAACGTTCACTTGCTACCCCAAC ggtagaaaaaaagaaaagagatCGTGAACGAGAAACAGCACGTGATGATGGACcaggaaaaaaacaaaaagtatcCTCGTCGTCGAGTGGTCCAAAACCAGAGTctacaaattataaaactatggCAGGTAGCTCACAGTATAAATTTGGTGTATTGGCTAAAATAGTTAAACATATGAAAGCAAGACATCAAGATGGTGATGATCATCCACTTGCCCTTGAGGAAATTTTAGATGAAACAAATCAACTTGACGTTGGAACGAAa gTAAAACAATGGTTACAAACAGAAGCATTAATTCAAAATCCTAAAATTGAGACAACACCTGATAATCGATTTAGTTTTAAACCCATGtacaaaataaaagataaaaaatcattGTTGAGGCTGCTTAAGCAGCATGATTTAAAAGGACTTGGTGGTATTTTACTGGATGATATTCAAGAAAGTTTACCCCACTGTGATAAACATctcaaa AATTTACAAAACgacatattatttatacaccgtccattggataaaaaaaaaatagtattttataaTGACAAAGGAACAACGATGCAAATCGACgaagaatttcaaaaattatggcGTGCTGTCGCCGTCGACGCTATGGATGATCAAAAAATAGACGAGTATCTTCAAAAACAAGGTATCAGATCTATGCAAGATCACGGGCCAAAGAAACCTGCACCTATGAAACGAAAAAAACCAAATAATAAGCGAAAGCAGTTGAAGAAACCACGTGATAATGAACATTTGGCGGATGTTCTAGAGACATATGATGATaagtaa